In Haloarcula limicola, the genomic stretch TGGTCGGGTATCGGGACATTTAGGAGGGAAGGCGCGAGACGCGGGGCTCGGAATGGAATGCGGTCGAGGGGAGACTCAGAAACGGCCGCTTCCGATGTAGACGAGAGACAGGCCCCCGACCAGAATCAGGGCGCTGGCCGCGAGCGGCGACAGCAAGAGAGCCCCCTGCCCGAACTCGCCGGCCAGAAACAGGGCGAGGGCGACGGTCGACGGGAGCGGGTGGGCGGCCAACGACTGGACGAACACCCGCGCCGACCAGTAGAGGCGGTCCAGCGACGCGCGCATCGTGGCCGTCGCCGGGCGATTCCCGTCGGGGTTCTCGGCCGGTTCGAACGCCGAGCGGTCGGCGGTCGGGACGCGGTGGAGTTCCCCCGTGTTCGCCCGCCGGTCGTCGGTGTCAGCGACGCGCAGAAGCGTCATCTCGTCTCCCCCGAGACCGACGACTCGATAGATACCCGTCGGATACTCGCCCGTCGTCGGGCGGAGGTGATCGTAGACCGACAGCGCGTCGTCGGTCGGCGTCTCGTCGGCCGGTGTGTCGTCGGACATCTACTCCCAGGGGTGGTCGCCGGGGCGGTCGGGCCACAGCGGATACCAGAACTCCTTGTCCCCCTCGACGGTCAGTTCCCCGTCTAAGTTGCTCTCCAGTTTGAACTCCGCCGTCGTGTCGCGCTCGTGGTCCCGGTCGGGGTCCGGCGCGAACGGGTAGTACGCCCCTCGCCGGAAGGAGTAGACCCAGTAGACGAGTTGCCCGGTCCGTTCGTCTTCGAAGCCGAAGAGCGCCGCGAGGAGGCGAGAGCCGTAGCGCCGCTCGATGAGCGTGTCGGCCGCGAAGTGGATCGAGGTCACCAGGTCCTCGAAGTCGTCGTCGTGGAGGACGACCCACTGGTAGCCGTGGCTGTCCCGCGTGAACTCGGCGCTGGTCCCGGTCTCGGCTTCGCCCGCGCTGAGAATCGTCTCCACCTCGTCTCTCGCGTCCTGGAAGTCCGTGCTGTCCACGTCGCCGAAACAGAGGGCGGCGTCGCCGGTCGGCGCGTAGCCGAGGTCGGCCTCCATCGTGATGTAGGCCGTCGACATCCCGAAGAGGTCCTCCGGGTCGGCGTCCCGGGTCGCGTCGGCCTCGGCTTTCACGCCGAGGACGCTCTTGAGTCCGTCCAGCAGTCCCATGTACCGACTCAATGCGCGCCGCGGGTAAGGTCGTTTTCGTCCGTCCGCGAGAGGGGACAACTCGCGGGTTACTTGCGGTCGAAGCGGTCGTGGGTCATCACCTTGTGCCAGGTGTCCACGAAGTCCCGCACGAACTTCTCCTCGCCGTCGTCGCTGCCGTAGACCTCCGCGACGGCGCGGAGCCGGGCGTTCGATCCGAAGACGAGGTCGAAGCGAGTCCCCTTCCGGACGAGGTCGCCCGTGTCGCGGTCGTACCCCTCGAAGACGTACTCGTCCTCGCTGGCCGGCTCCCACTCGACGTCCATGCCGAGCAGGTTCACGAAGAAGTCGTTGGTCAGCGTCCCCGGTCGGTCGGTGAAGACGCCGAGGTCCGACCCGTCGTAGTTCGCGTCGAGCGCCCGCATGCCGCCGACGAGAACCGTCATCTCGGGCACCGACAGGTCCAGGAGCTCCGCCTTGTCGACCAGCAGTTCCTCGGCTCGTTCGTCGGCCTCGTCGGAACGGTAGTTCCGGAATCCGTCCGCATCGGGTTTGAGCGCCTCGAAGGACTCCACGTCGGTCTGTTCCTGCGAGGCGTCCGTGCGGCCCGGCTCGAACGGGACGTCGACGTCGTACCCGGCGTCGGCCGCCGCCTGCTCGACGGCGACGTTGCCGCCGAGGACGATGAGGTCGGCGAGCGAGACCTTCGTCCCGTCGGAGCGCGAACTGTTGAACTCCTCCTGAATCTCTTCGAAGGTGTCGAGTACGGTCGCCAGTTCCTCCGGGTTGTTCACTTCCCAATCTCGCTGCGGCCGGAGGCGGATGCGAGCGCCGTTGGCTCCGCCGCGCTTGTCGCTGTCGCGGTACGTCGACGCCGACGCCCAGGCGGTCCTGACGAGCTGGGGGACGGAGAGTTCCGAATCGCGGATCTCCTCTTTCAGTTCCTCGACCTCCTCGTCGCCGACGATGTCGTAGTCGGCGTCGGGGATCGGGTCCTGCCACAGCATCTCTTCGTCAGGCACCTCCGGACCGAGGAGCCGGGACGGCGGTCCCATGTCGCGATGGATCAGTTTGTACCAGGCCTTCGCGAAGGCCTGCTGGAACTCGCCGGGGTTCTCCTGGAAGCGCTCTAAGACCTCTCGGTAGTCCTCGTCGCGCTTCAGGGCGACGTCCGTCGTCAGCATCATCGGGTCCACCATCTCCGAGGAGTCGTGGGCGTCCGGAACGGAGCCCTCCAGTTCCTCGCCGACCGGCCGCCACTGCCACGCGCCGCCGGGGCCCTTGTGGGCCTCCCACTCGTGGTCGAGCAGGTTGTCGATGTACCCCATGTCCCACTGGATCGGCGCGCTGTTCCACGGCCCCTCTATCCCGCCGGTAATCGTGTCCTGCCCGCGCCCGGACTCGTAGTCGCTGTCCCAGCCGAGTCCCTGGTTCTCGATCTCGGCGGCGGCGGGCTCGGGGCCGAGGTAGTCGGGGTCGTCGGCGCCGTGGACCTTCCCGAAGGTGTGTCCGCCGGCGATGAGCGCGACCGTCTCCTCGTCGTTCATCGCCATGTGGCTGAACGACTCGCGGATGTTCTTCGCCGACCCCTCGACGTCGGGCTCGCCGTTCGGCCCCTCGGGGTTCACGTAGATGAGGCCCATGACGGTGTTACCGAGCGGATCTCTGAGGGAGCCGTCCTCGTCGAAGCGCTCGGGAGAGGTCTGCTCCATCTCGTCTTCCGGACCCCAGTCGACGGCTTCGTCGGGCTTGTAGGCGTCCTCGCGGCCGCCGCCGAAGCCGAACGTCTCGAAGCCCATCGACTCCAGGGCGACGTTTCCGGTCAGGACCAGCAGGTCGGCCCACGAGAGCTTCTCGCCGTACTTCTGCTTGACGGGCCAGAGCAGTCGTCGCGCCTTGTCGAGGTTCGCGTTGTCGGGCCAGCTGTCGAGCGGCGGGAGGCGCTGCCCGGCGCGGCTCGCGCCGCCGCGGCCGTCGGCGACGCGGTACGTGCCGGCGCTGTGCCACGCCATCCGGATCATCAGCGGTCCGTAGTGGCCGTAGTCGGCCGGCCACCAGTCCTGCGACGTCGTCAGGACGTCCTCGATGTCCGACTTCACCTCGTCGAGGTCGAGCTTCTGGAACTCCTCGGCGTAATCGAAGTCCTCGTCCATCGGGTCCCCGGGACGCGTGGTGTCGTCGAGGATCTCCAAGTTCAGCTGATCCGGCCACCAGTCCTGATTAGACCTGGTCATCAGCGGGGAGTTGTCCCTTTCGCAAGTTAAAATTGACTATTTCGGAAACGAAGTTTCGCACCAACGCAATCAATCTACCGCGTTTATAAACGGCAGTTGCCGAGAATCGCGTTTTCTCTTCGGGGTCAGATAGCGTGGCTGAACAGTATCGGCCGGTGACAGGAGCTGCCGATGGCGGCCGCCCGTCTCGTGTCGTCGCTGATCGACCATCTCGACGATCCGAGTATCGGGAGCGCCCCCATGTGTCGATCCATTGTTAATTAACGAGACGTGAGCGAGCGCCGCCGGCCGCGCTCAGCGGCTCTCTAGGTCCCGCTCTAAGTTCCGCAGGCGCTCGATGCGCTTCTCGGTGGTCGGGTGCGTGCGGAAGAGCTTCC encodes the following:
- the pspAB gene encoding PspA-associated protein PspAB encodes the protein MGLLDGLKSVLGVKAEADATRDADPEDLFGMSTAYITMEADLGYAPTGDAALCFGDVDSTDFQDARDEVETILSAGEAETGTSAEFTRDSHGYQWVVLHDDDFEDLVTSIHFAADTLIERRYGSRLLAALFGFEDERTGQLVYWVYSFRRGAYYPFAPDPDRDHERDTTAEFKLESNLDGELTVEGDKEFWYPLWPDRPGDHPWE
- the katG gene encoding catalase/peroxidase HPI translates to MLTCERDNSPLMTRSNQDWWPDQLNLEILDDTTRPGDPMDEDFDYAEEFQKLDLDEVKSDIEDVLTTSQDWWPADYGHYGPLMIRMAWHSAGTYRVADGRGGASRAGQRLPPLDSWPDNANLDKARRLLWPVKQKYGEKLSWADLLVLTGNVALESMGFETFGFGGGREDAYKPDEAVDWGPEDEMEQTSPERFDEDGSLRDPLGNTVMGLIYVNPEGPNGEPDVEGSAKNIRESFSHMAMNDEETVALIAGGHTFGKVHGADDPDYLGPEPAAAEIENQGLGWDSDYESGRGQDTITGGIEGPWNSAPIQWDMGYIDNLLDHEWEAHKGPGGAWQWRPVGEELEGSVPDAHDSSEMVDPMMLTTDVALKRDEDYREVLERFQENPGEFQQAFAKAWYKLIHRDMGPPSRLLGPEVPDEEMLWQDPIPDADYDIVGDEEVEELKEEIRDSELSVPQLVRTAWASASTYRDSDKRGGANGARIRLRPQRDWEVNNPEELATVLDTFEEIQEEFNSSRSDGTKVSLADLIVLGGNVAVEQAAADAGYDVDVPFEPGRTDASQEQTDVESFEALKPDADGFRNYRSDEADERAEELLVDKAELLDLSVPEMTVLVGGMRALDANYDGSDLGVFTDRPGTLTNDFFVNLLGMDVEWEPASEDEYVFEGYDRDTGDLVRKGTRFDLVFGSNARLRAVAEVYGSDDGEEKFVRDFVDTWHKVMTHDRFDRK